The following are from one region of the Harpia harpyja isolate bHarHar1 chromosome 4, bHarHar1 primary haplotype, whole genome shotgun sequence genome:
- the ST3GAL4 gene encoding CMP-N-acetylneuraminate-beta-galactosamide-alpha-2,3-sialyltransferase 4 isoform X3, whose product MLRVVSGWRGLRLLSRMCFTVCQRLPSCSTGIAGGHCSRLVWLRRAVDRRRMGTTELLGRGREDGLVDPAELLPALLGLRGRTEREVSEEEKSHPASPAGVCARIKLAASPFPRARMVESKALEVPQVTSGSRDESYGPRLMPLLLIKMINKSRGKILGVLVLFLVMVWYSIYREDRYIQLFYFPVQENKMMCPLGEVEKKAAQLIGNYTRDHPLFLQLKDYFWVKTPSLYELPYGTKGSEDVLLRLLSITHYSLPESIQSLKCRRCAVVGNGHRLRNSSMGETINTYDVVIRLNNAPVHGYEQDVGSKTTMRLFYPESAHFNPRKENNPDTLLVLVPFKPMDFQWMEAILNDKKRVRKGFWRQPPLIWDANPEQVRILNPYYMEVTAAKLLNLPMKQPRKVKQKPTTGLLAITLALHFCDLVHIAGFGYPDSANKKQTIHYYEQITLKSMAASEHNVSHEAVAIKRMLELGLVKNLTYF is encoded by the exons ATGCTCAGAGTGGTTTCGGGCTGGCGCGGGCTGCGGCTCCTCTCCAGGATGTGTTTCACCGTCTGCCAGAGGCTGCCAAGCTGCAGTACCGGCATTGCCGGCGGACACTGCTCCCGGCTGGTCTGGCTCCGCCGTGCTGTGGATCGGCGCAGGATGGGGACCACCGAGCTGCTGGGAAG GGGAAGAGAGGATGGCCTCGTAGATCCCGCcgagctcctgcctgctctgcttggACTGAGAGGACGGACC GAGCGAGAGGTTtcggaggaagaaaaaagtcaccCCGCTTCCCCGGCCGGCGTTTGCGCGCGCATTAAGCTTGCGGCATCCCCCTTTCCCCGGGCCAGGATGGTTGAATCAAAGGCGTTGGAGGTTCCCCAA GTGACCAGCGGCAGCCGCGATGAGAGCTACGGCCCTCGCCTGATGCCTCTCCTGCTGATAAAAATGATCAACAAGTCTC GAGGGAAGATACTCGGGGTGCTGGTGCTGTTTCTGGTGATGGTTTGGTACTCGATCTACCGGGAAGACAGGTACATACAGCT CTTTTATTTCCCCGTGCAAGAAAACAAGATGATGTGTCCCCTCGGGGAGGTGGAAAAGAAAGCGGCGCAGCTCATTGGGAA CTACACGAGGGACCACCCGCTCTTCTTGCAGCTGAAGGACTATTTTTGGGTGAAGACGCCGTCGCTCTACGAGCTGCCCTACGGCACGAAAGGAAGCG aagacGTCCTCCTGCGCTTGCTGTCGATCACCCACTACTCGCTGCCTGAGAGCATCCAGAG CCTGAAGTGCCGCAGGTGCGCGGTGGTGGGCAACGGCCACCGGCTCCGCAACAGCTCCATGGGAGAGACCATCAACACGTACGACGTTGTGATCAG GTTGAACAACGCCCCGGTCCACGGTTACGAGCAGGACGTGGGCTCCAAGACCACCATGCGCCTCTTCTACCCGGAGTCGGCCCACTTCAACCCCAGGAAGGAGAACAACCCCGACACGTTGCTGGTGCTGGTGCCCTTCAAACCCATGGACTTCCAGTGGATGGAGGCGATCCTCAATGACAAGAAGAGG GTTCGGAAAGGGTTTTGGAGACAGCCCCCGTTGATCTGGGATGCAAACCCGGAGCAAGTGCGCATCCTCAACCCTTATTACATGGAAGTAACTGCTGCTAAACTGCTCAACCTCCCCATGAAGCAACCACGGAAGGTCAAACAG AAGCCCACCACGGGGTTGTTGGCCATCACCTTGGCGCTGCACTTCTGTGACCTGGTCCACATCGCAGGCTTTGGCTACCCCGATTCGGCCAACAAGAAGCAGACCATTCACTACTACGAACAGATCACGCTCAAGTCCATGGCG GCGTCGGAGCACAACGTCTCGCACGAGGCGGTGGCCATCAAGCGGATGCTGGAGCTGGGTCTCGTCAAGAACCTCACCTACTTCTGA
- the ST3GAL4 gene encoding CMP-N-acetylneuraminate-beta-galactosamide-alpha-2,3-sialyltransferase 4 isoform X7, giving the protein MLRVVSGWRGLRLLSRMCFTVCQRLPSCSTGIAGGHCSRLVWLRRAVDRRRMGTTELLGRGREDGLVDPAELLPALLGLRGRTVTSGSRDESYGPRLMPLLLIKMINKSRGKILGVLVLFLVMVWYSIYREDRYIQLFYFPVQENKMMCPLGEVEKKAAQLIGNYTRDHPLFLQLKDYFWVKTPSLYELPYGTKGSEDVLLRLLSITHYSLPESIQSLKCRRCAVVGNGHRLRNSSMGETINTYDVVIRLNNAPVHGYEQDVGSKTTMRLFYPESAHFNPRKENNPDTLLVLVPFKPMDFQWMEAILNDKKRVRKGFWRQPPLIWDANPEQVRILNPYYMEVTAAKLLNLPMKQPRKVKQKPTTGLLAITLALHFCDLVHIAGFGYPDSANKKQTIHYYEQITLKSMAASEHNVSHEAVAIKRMLELGLVKNLTYF; this is encoded by the exons ATGCTCAGAGTGGTTTCGGGCTGGCGCGGGCTGCGGCTCCTCTCCAGGATGTGTTTCACCGTCTGCCAGAGGCTGCCAAGCTGCAGTACCGGCATTGCCGGCGGACACTGCTCCCGGCTGGTCTGGCTCCGCCGTGCTGTGGATCGGCGCAGGATGGGGACCACCGAGCTGCTGGGAAG GGGAAGAGAGGATGGCCTCGTAGATCCCGCcgagctcctgcctgctctgcttggACTGAGAGGACGGACC GTGACCAGCGGCAGCCGCGATGAGAGCTACGGCCCTCGCCTGATGCCTCTCCTGCTGATAAAAATGATCAACAAGTCTC GAGGGAAGATACTCGGGGTGCTGGTGCTGTTTCTGGTGATGGTTTGGTACTCGATCTACCGGGAAGACAGGTACATACAGCT CTTTTATTTCCCCGTGCAAGAAAACAAGATGATGTGTCCCCTCGGGGAGGTGGAAAAGAAAGCGGCGCAGCTCATTGGGAA CTACACGAGGGACCACCCGCTCTTCTTGCAGCTGAAGGACTATTTTTGGGTGAAGACGCCGTCGCTCTACGAGCTGCCCTACGGCACGAAAGGAAGCG aagacGTCCTCCTGCGCTTGCTGTCGATCACCCACTACTCGCTGCCTGAGAGCATCCAGAG CCTGAAGTGCCGCAGGTGCGCGGTGGTGGGCAACGGCCACCGGCTCCGCAACAGCTCCATGGGAGAGACCATCAACACGTACGACGTTGTGATCAG GTTGAACAACGCCCCGGTCCACGGTTACGAGCAGGACGTGGGCTCCAAGACCACCATGCGCCTCTTCTACCCGGAGTCGGCCCACTTCAACCCCAGGAAGGAGAACAACCCCGACACGTTGCTGGTGCTGGTGCCCTTCAAACCCATGGACTTCCAGTGGATGGAGGCGATCCTCAATGACAAGAAGAGG GTTCGGAAAGGGTTTTGGAGACAGCCCCCGTTGATCTGGGATGCAAACCCGGAGCAAGTGCGCATCCTCAACCCTTATTACATGGAAGTAACTGCTGCTAAACTGCTCAACCTCCCCATGAAGCAACCACGGAAGGTCAAACAG AAGCCCACCACGGGGTTGTTGGCCATCACCTTGGCGCTGCACTTCTGTGACCTGGTCCACATCGCAGGCTTTGGCTACCCCGATTCGGCCAACAAGAAGCAGACCATTCACTACTACGAACAGATCACGCTCAAGTCCATGGCG GCGTCGGAGCACAACGTCTCGCACGAGGCGGTGGCCATCAAGCGGATGCTGGAGCTGGGTCTCGTCAAGAACCTCACCTACTTCTGA
- the ST3GAL4 gene encoding CMP-N-acetylneuraminate-beta-galactosamide-alpha-2,3-sialyltransferase 4 isoform X8 yields the protein MFSPEEEEDELTWISFPSQPGFCSLPPREVILTEGDWRRRWSADGRTDGRLPCFRGREDGLVDPAELLPALLGLRGRTVTSGSRDESYGPRLMPLLLIKMINKSRGKILGVLVLFLVMVWYSIYREDRYIQLFYFPVQENKMMCPLGEVEKKAAQLIGNYTRDHPLFLQLKDYFWVKTPSLYELPYGTKGSEDVLLRLLSITHYSLPESIQSLKCRRCAVVGNGHRLRNSSMGETINTYDVVIRLNNAPVHGYEQDVGSKTTMRLFYPESAHFNPRKENNPDTLLVLVPFKPMDFQWMEAILNDKKRVRKGFWRQPPLIWDANPEQVRILNPYYMEVTAAKLLNLPMKQPRKVKQKPTTGLLAITLALHFCDLVHIAGFGYPDSANKKQTIHYYEQITLKSMAASEHNVSHEAVAIKRMLELGLVKNLTYF from the exons ATGTTttctccagaggaggaggaggatgagctcACCTGGATTTCATTCCCCTCCCAGCCTGGTTTTTGCTCTCTCCCCCCTCGGGAGGTAATTTTAACCGAGGGAGACTGGCGCCGACGATGGAGCGCcgatggacggacggacggacggctGCCTTGCTTCAG GGGAAGAGAGGATGGCCTCGTAGATCCCGCcgagctcctgcctgctctgcttggACTGAGAGGACGGACC GTGACCAGCGGCAGCCGCGATGAGAGCTACGGCCCTCGCCTGATGCCTCTCCTGCTGATAAAAATGATCAACAAGTCTC GAGGGAAGATACTCGGGGTGCTGGTGCTGTTTCTGGTGATGGTTTGGTACTCGATCTACCGGGAAGACAGGTACATACAGCT CTTTTATTTCCCCGTGCAAGAAAACAAGATGATGTGTCCCCTCGGGGAGGTGGAAAAGAAAGCGGCGCAGCTCATTGGGAA CTACACGAGGGACCACCCGCTCTTCTTGCAGCTGAAGGACTATTTTTGGGTGAAGACGCCGTCGCTCTACGAGCTGCCCTACGGCACGAAAGGAAGCG aagacGTCCTCCTGCGCTTGCTGTCGATCACCCACTACTCGCTGCCTGAGAGCATCCAGAG CCTGAAGTGCCGCAGGTGCGCGGTGGTGGGCAACGGCCACCGGCTCCGCAACAGCTCCATGGGAGAGACCATCAACACGTACGACGTTGTGATCAG GTTGAACAACGCCCCGGTCCACGGTTACGAGCAGGACGTGGGCTCCAAGACCACCATGCGCCTCTTCTACCCGGAGTCGGCCCACTTCAACCCCAGGAAGGAGAACAACCCCGACACGTTGCTGGTGCTGGTGCCCTTCAAACCCATGGACTTCCAGTGGATGGAGGCGATCCTCAATGACAAGAAGAGG GTTCGGAAAGGGTTTTGGAGACAGCCCCCGTTGATCTGGGATGCAAACCCGGAGCAAGTGCGCATCCTCAACCCTTATTACATGGAAGTAACTGCTGCTAAACTGCTCAACCTCCCCATGAAGCAACCACGGAAGGTCAAACAG AAGCCCACCACGGGGTTGTTGGCCATCACCTTGGCGCTGCACTTCTGTGACCTGGTCCACATCGCAGGCTTTGGCTACCCCGATTCGGCCAACAAGAAGCAGACCATTCACTACTACGAACAGATCACGCTCAAGTCCATGGCG GCGTCGGAGCACAACGTCTCGCACGAGGCGGTGGCCATCAAGCGGATGCTGGAGCTGGGTCTCGTCAAGAACCTCACCTACTTCTGA
- the ST3GAL4 gene encoding CMP-N-acetylneuraminate-beta-galactosamide-alpha-2,3-sialyltransferase 4 isoform X4: MFSPEEEEDELTWISFPSQPGFCSLPPREVILTEGDWRRRWSADGRTDGRLPCFRGREDGLVDPAELLPALLGLRGRTEREVSEEEKSHPASPAGVCARIKLAASPFPRARMVESKALEVPQVTSGSRDESYGPRLMPLLLIKMINKSRGKILGVLVLFLVMVWYSIYREDRYIQLFYFPVQENKMMCPLGEVEKKAAQLIGNYTRDHPLFLQLKDYFWVKTPSLYELPYGTKGSEDVLLRLLSITHYSLPESIQSLKCRRCAVVGNGHRLRNSSMGETINTYDVVIRLNNAPVHGYEQDVGSKTTMRLFYPESAHFNPRKENNPDTLLVLVPFKPMDFQWMEAILNDKKRVRKGFWRQPPLIWDANPEQVRILNPYYMEVTAAKLLNLPMKQPRKVKQKPTTGLLAITLALHFCDLVHIAGFGYPDSANKKQTIHYYEQITLKSMAASEHNVSHEAVAIKRMLELGLVKNLTYF; this comes from the exons ATGTTttctccagaggaggaggaggatgagctcACCTGGATTTCATTCCCCTCCCAGCCTGGTTTTTGCTCTCTCCCCCCTCGGGAGGTAATTTTAACCGAGGGAGACTGGCGCCGACGATGGAGCGCcgatggacggacggacggacggctGCCTTGCTTCAG GGGAAGAGAGGATGGCCTCGTAGATCCCGCcgagctcctgcctgctctgcttggACTGAGAGGACGGACC GAGCGAGAGGTTtcggaggaagaaaaaagtcaccCCGCTTCCCCGGCCGGCGTTTGCGCGCGCATTAAGCTTGCGGCATCCCCCTTTCCCCGGGCCAGGATGGTTGAATCAAAGGCGTTGGAGGTTCCCCAA GTGACCAGCGGCAGCCGCGATGAGAGCTACGGCCCTCGCCTGATGCCTCTCCTGCTGATAAAAATGATCAACAAGTCTC GAGGGAAGATACTCGGGGTGCTGGTGCTGTTTCTGGTGATGGTTTGGTACTCGATCTACCGGGAAGACAGGTACATACAGCT CTTTTATTTCCCCGTGCAAGAAAACAAGATGATGTGTCCCCTCGGGGAGGTGGAAAAGAAAGCGGCGCAGCTCATTGGGAA CTACACGAGGGACCACCCGCTCTTCTTGCAGCTGAAGGACTATTTTTGGGTGAAGACGCCGTCGCTCTACGAGCTGCCCTACGGCACGAAAGGAAGCG aagacGTCCTCCTGCGCTTGCTGTCGATCACCCACTACTCGCTGCCTGAGAGCATCCAGAG CCTGAAGTGCCGCAGGTGCGCGGTGGTGGGCAACGGCCACCGGCTCCGCAACAGCTCCATGGGAGAGACCATCAACACGTACGACGTTGTGATCAG GTTGAACAACGCCCCGGTCCACGGTTACGAGCAGGACGTGGGCTCCAAGACCACCATGCGCCTCTTCTACCCGGAGTCGGCCCACTTCAACCCCAGGAAGGAGAACAACCCCGACACGTTGCTGGTGCTGGTGCCCTTCAAACCCATGGACTTCCAGTGGATGGAGGCGATCCTCAATGACAAGAAGAGG GTTCGGAAAGGGTTTTGGAGACAGCCCCCGTTGATCTGGGATGCAAACCCGGAGCAAGTGCGCATCCTCAACCCTTATTACATGGAAGTAACTGCTGCTAAACTGCTCAACCTCCCCATGAAGCAACCACGGAAGGTCAAACAG AAGCCCACCACGGGGTTGTTGGCCATCACCTTGGCGCTGCACTTCTGTGACCTGGTCCACATCGCAGGCTTTGGCTACCCCGATTCGGCCAACAAGAAGCAGACCATTCACTACTACGAACAGATCACGCTCAAGTCCATGGCG GCGTCGGAGCACAACGTCTCGCACGAGGCGGTGGCCATCAAGCGGATGCTGGAGCTGGGTCTCGTCAAGAACCTCACCTACTTCTGA
- the ST3GAL4 gene encoding CMP-N-acetylneuraminate-beta-galactosamide-alpha-2,3-sialyltransferase 4 isoform X9, producing the protein MVESKALEVPQVTSGSRDESYGPRLMPLLLIKMINKSRGKILGVLVLFLVMVWYSIYREDRYIQLFYFPVQENKMMCPLGEVEKKAAQLIGNYTRDHPLFLQLKDYFWVKTPSLYELPYGTKGSEDVLLRLLSITHYSLPESIQSLKCRRCAVVGNGHRLRNSSMGETINTYDVVIRLNNAPVHGYEQDVGSKTTMRLFYPESAHFNPRKENNPDTLLVLVPFKPMDFQWMEAILNDKKRVRKGFWRQPPLIWDANPEQVRILNPYYMEVTAAKLLNLPMKQPRKVKQKPTTGLLAITLALHFCDLVHIAGFGYPDSANKKQTIHYYEQITLKSMAASEHNVSHEAVAIKRMLELGLVKNLTYF; encoded by the exons ATGGTTGAATCAAAGGCGTTGGAGGTTCCCCAA GTGACCAGCGGCAGCCGCGATGAGAGCTACGGCCCTCGCCTGATGCCTCTCCTGCTGATAAAAATGATCAACAAGTCTC GAGGGAAGATACTCGGGGTGCTGGTGCTGTTTCTGGTGATGGTTTGGTACTCGATCTACCGGGAAGACAGGTACATACAGCT CTTTTATTTCCCCGTGCAAGAAAACAAGATGATGTGTCCCCTCGGGGAGGTGGAAAAGAAAGCGGCGCAGCTCATTGGGAA CTACACGAGGGACCACCCGCTCTTCTTGCAGCTGAAGGACTATTTTTGGGTGAAGACGCCGTCGCTCTACGAGCTGCCCTACGGCACGAAAGGAAGCG aagacGTCCTCCTGCGCTTGCTGTCGATCACCCACTACTCGCTGCCTGAGAGCATCCAGAG CCTGAAGTGCCGCAGGTGCGCGGTGGTGGGCAACGGCCACCGGCTCCGCAACAGCTCCATGGGAGAGACCATCAACACGTACGACGTTGTGATCAG GTTGAACAACGCCCCGGTCCACGGTTACGAGCAGGACGTGGGCTCCAAGACCACCATGCGCCTCTTCTACCCGGAGTCGGCCCACTTCAACCCCAGGAAGGAGAACAACCCCGACACGTTGCTGGTGCTGGTGCCCTTCAAACCCATGGACTTCCAGTGGATGGAGGCGATCCTCAATGACAAGAAGAGG GTTCGGAAAGGGTTTTGGAGACAGCCCCCGTTGATCTGGGATGCAAACCCGGAGCAAGTGCGCATCCTCAACCCTTATTACATGGAAGTAACTGCTGCTAAACTGCTCAACCTCCCCATGAAGCAACCACGGAAGGTCAAACAG AAGCCCACCACGGGGTTGTTGGCCATCACCTTGGCGCTGCACTTCTGTGACCTGGTCCACATCGCAGGCTTTGGCTACCCCGATTCGGCCAACAAGAAGCAGACCATTCACTACTACGAACAGATCACGCTCAAGTCCATGGCG GCGTCGGAGCACAACGTCTCGCACGAGGCGGTGGCCATCAAGCGGATGCTGGAGCTGGGTCTCGTCAAGAACCTCACCTACTTCTGA
- the ST3GAL4 gene encoding CMP-N-acetylneuraminate-beta-galactosamide-alpha-2,3-sialyltransferase 4 isoform X10, protein MPLLLIKMINKSRGKILGVLVLFLVMVWYSIYREDRYIQLFYFPVQENKMMCPLGEVEKKAAQLIGNYTRDHPLFLQLKDYFWVKTPSLYELPYGTKGSEDVLLRLLSITHYSLPESIQSLKCRRCAVVGNGHRLRNSSMGETINTYDVVIRLNNAPVHGYEQDVGSKTTMRLFYPESAHFNPRKENNPDTLLVLVPFKPMDFQWMEAILNDKKRVRKGFWRQPPLIWDANPEQVRILNPYYMEVTAAKLLNLPMKQPRKVKQKPTTGLLAITLALHFCDLVHIAGFGYPDSANKKQTIHYYEQITLKSMAASEHNVSHEAVAIKRMLELGLVKNLTYF, encoded by the exons ATGCCTCTCCTGCTGATAAAAATGATCAACAAGTCTC GAGGGAAGATACTCGGGGTGCTGGTGCTGTTTCTGGTGATGGTTTGGTACTCGATCTACCGGGAAGACAGGTACATACAGCT CTTTTATTTCCCCGTGCAAGAAAACAAGATGATGTGTCCCCTCGGGGAGGTGGAAAAGAAAGCGGCGCAGCTCATTGGGAA CTACACGAGGGACCACCCGCTCTTCTTGCAGCTGAAGGACTATTTTTGGGTGAAGACGCCGTCGCTCTACGAGCTGCCCTACGGCACGAAAGGAAGCG aagacGTCCTCCTGCGCTTGCTGTCGATCACCCACTACTCGCTGCCTGAGAGCATCCAGAG CCTGAAGTGCCGCAGGTGCGCGGTGGTGGGCAACGGCCACCGGCTCCGCAACAGCTCCATGGGAGAGACCATCAACACGTACGACGTTGTGATCAG GTTGAACAACGCCCCGGTCCACGGTTACGAGCAGGACGTGGGCTCCAAGACCACCATGCGCCTCTTCTACCCGGAGTCGGCCCACTTCAACCCCAGGAAGGAGAACAACCCCGACACGTTGCTGGTGCTGGTGCCCTTCAAACCCATGGACTTCCAGTGGATGGAGGCGATCCTCAATGACAAGAAGAGG GTTCGGAAAGGGTTTTGGAGACAGCCCCCGTTGATCTGGGATGCAAACCCGGAGCAAGTGCGCATCCTCAACCCTTATTACATGGAAGTAACTGCTGCTAAACTGCTCAACCTCCCCATGAAGCAACCACGGAAGGTCAAACAG AAGCCCACCACGGGGTTGTTGGCCATCACCTTGGCGCTGCACTTCTGTGACCTGGTCCACATCGCAGGCTTTGGCTACCCCGATTCGGCCAACAAGAAGCAGACCATTCACTACTACGAACAGATCACGCTCAAGTCCATGGCG GCGTCGGAGCACAACGTCTCGCACGAGGCGGTGGCCATCAAGCGGATGCTGGAGCTGGGTCTCGTCAAGAACCTCACCTACTTCTGA